The proteins below are encoded in one region of Plutella xylostella chromosome Z, ilPluXylo3.1, whole genome shotgun sequence:
- the LOC125491263 gene encoding uncharacterized protein LOC125491263, protein MENQYLQSQMEELAGSHRKQESPGQPSGAPVPLGGPLIVTNAMTSTHAPPTSDNSVSFESGEEPTTVQPTQLPPDKHKKIHKKVIEKEKPRKPLVPSTTERGTSPRPTTRDFGRHSTEPLRQSRPDKQRFNRRRLDSRIYNIQRRGYPIHSKPPKNGVDTLPKRKALRSGVENLLRRTLLRSSSGAPRPRPTPRVFLGRSPRLRFPLSENNAFCFLEPKSPLCTGVMK, encoded by the exons ATGGAGAACCAATACTTACAATCACAAATGGAGGAACTGGCGGGCAGTCACCGGAAGCAGGAGTCCCCAGGCCAGCCCAGTGGGGCCCCCGTCCCGCTGGGGGGGCCACTGATAGTGACCAATGCAATGACGTCAACACACGCACCACCAACCAGCGATAATTCAGTTAGTTTCGAAAGCGGAGAAGAACCTACGACTGTGCAACCGACGCAACTACCGCCAGACAAGCATaagaaaatacataaaaaagttattg AAAAAGAGAAACCTCGAAAACCACTCGTGCCGTCAACCACCGAGCGGGGAACATCCCCGCGGCCCACCACCAGGGACTTTGGCAGACACTCTACTGAGCCATTAC GTCAGTCAAGACCAGACAAACAGCGTTTCAACCGGCGGCGCCTCGACAGCAGGATCTATAACATTCAGCGCCGCGGATATCCGATCCATAGCAAGCCGCCAAAGAATGGAGTAGACACGTTGCCAAAGCGCAAAGCACTCAGGAGCGGAGTAGAAAACTTACTGAGACGCACCCTGCTGAGGTCCAGCAGCGGGGCCCCGCGGCCCCGGCCGACCCCGCGGGTGTTCCTCGGCCGCAGCCCGCGCCTGCGCTTCCCGCTCTCCGAGAACAACGCCTTCTGCTTCCTCGAGCCCAAGAGCCCGCTTTGTACTGGCGTCATGAAATAG